From a region of the Sesamum indicum cultivar Zhongzhi No. 13 linkage group LG3, S_indicum_v1.0, whole genome shotgun sequence genome:
- the LOC110011709 gene encoding uncharacterized protein LOC110011709 has protein sequence MTLSKGLFTIKDLGHAKYFLGLEIARSSEGTSVTQQKYIKDIIHDSGLDNANPVHTPLPLGLKLSSCGTVLEDPESYRRLIGRLLYLGFTRPDVSYGAQQLSQFVHRPCKEHLAAALHLVKYLKGTSTKGLFFPAHNSFSLTGYCDADWASCPDSRRSLTGYCIFLGSALISWKTKKQPTVSRSTAEAEYRSLAATVCELQWISYLLKDFQVPIQTPIPLYCDNQAAVHIVANPVFHERTKHLEIDCHLVRDKYKDGFVLPSHVPSKLQLADCFTKVLARPALTVHLSKLGLVDFSSSPT, from the coding sequence ATGACATTGAGCAAAGGTCTTTTCACTATCAAGGATTTGGGGCATGCCAAATACTTCCTCGGTCTAGAAATTGCTCGTTCTTCCGAAGGTACTTCAGTCACTCAGCAGAAGTACATCAAAGATATCATCCATGATTCTGGCCTTGACAACGCCAATCCTGTGCACACTCCGCTGCCTTTAGGTTTGAAATTAAGTTCTTGTGGAACTGTTTTGGAGGATCCAGAATCATATCGACGTTTAATTGGAAGGCTCTTATACCTGGGATTTACTCGCCCGGATGTTTCTTACGGGGCGCAGCAACTGAGCCAGTTTGTTCATCGTCCTTGCAAGGAACATCTGGCTGCTGCTCTACACTTGGTTAAATATCTCAAGGGGACTTCTACAAAAGGTCTCTTTTTTCCTGCCCataattccttttctttgaCTGGATATTGCGATGCTGATTGGGCTAGCTGCCCTGATAGTCGACGTTCGCTCACAggttattgtatatttttgggTTCGGCCTTGATTTCGTGGAAGACTAAAAAGCAACCTACCGTCTCCCGCTCCACAGCAGAAGCTGAATATAGGAGTCTTGCTGCGACCGTCTGCGAATTACAGTGGATTTCATATCTTCTTAAGGATTTTCAGGTTCCAATTCAGACTCCGATTCCTCTCTATTGCGACAACCAAGCCGCTGTCCACATTGTCGCCAACCCCGTATTTCACGAACGCACGAAGCACTTGGAGATCGATTGTCACTTAGTTCGTGACAAGTACAAAGATGGGTTCGTTCTTCCTTCCCATGTTCCAAGCAAGCTACAACTCGCTGATTGCTTCACCAAAGTTTTAGCTCGCCCTGCTCTCACTGTTCATCTCTCCAAGTTGGGCTTGGTTGACTTCTCTTCAAGTCCAACTTGA
- the LOC105157958 gene encoding uncharacterized protein LOC105157958 isoform X1 yields MSSESGSSSPRRARREKEEERPRFFDSKAKSICWANAETVPGRHPERWRKDAAGNIVCKRFCNCQGCLCFEYDHIIPFSKGGESVAENCQILQTRVNRLKSDKQEVDSSQLKSYSCDVKFTDKELDIIEMAVYGDVIRPGNQCRCRTVAEMLGMYKSKDQMAACKLPYNDDSSQL; encoded by the exons ATGAGCTCCGAGTCTGGTTCTTCATCACCAAGGAGAGCTCGCAGGGAGAAGGAGGAGGAGCGGCCACGATTCTTTGATTCAAAGGCGAAGAGCATTTGCTGGGCCAATGCTGAAACGGTGCCTGGCCGCCACCCTGAGCGGTGGCGGAAGGACGCCGCCGGCAACATTGTCTGCAAACGCTTCTGCAACTGCCAAGGATGCCTCTGCTTTGAGTATGACCACATCATCCCCTTTTCCAAAG GCGGTGAATCAGTTGCAGAGAATTGCCAGATTCTACAGACAAGGGTGAACAGATTAAAATCAGATAAGCAGGAGGTTGATAGTTCCCAGCTGAAAAGCTACTCTTGTGACGTTAAGTTCACCG ACAAGGAGCTTGACATTATCGAAATGGCCGTCTATGGAGATGTTATCAGGCCAGGAAACCAATGCCGTTGCAGAACAGTTGCTGAAATGCTTGGCATGTATAAGTCAAAAGACCAGATGGCTGCTTGCAAGTTGCCCTACAATGACGACTCCTCGCAGCTGTGA
- the LOC105158098 gene encoding uncharacterized protein LOC105158098: MMADLRGGTTESTPADMRSGGEQNHAKLLHLEYSPLPIISAPLNGNNWLAWSRAIRIALGGRDKLSFIDGTCVQPREGTEEMRQWRTTDYMVLTWILNTISKEIVNAYLYTSSARALWLELEARYGESNGPLLYQIQREINSMTQGNMSVATYYTKLKQLWDEIRCLIPTTSCTCGLCMCGSNDRNIVQTEAGHLIQFLMGLNDSFDGVRSQILVMEPLPHVDKAYSMVMRVERQRQIHLESMDTGVNTAMYVRNVEHDRSYVYKTFGKKKVTDKRHLTCESCGKMGHDKDTCFKIHGILEWYRELSDKRKKGSNEGKAYVAIEKAAGMKNTSLISDFIEALKLVQNKAASDPVKVHYAQFDEAAGPED, translated from the exons ATGATGGCTGATTTACGAGGAGGAACGACAGAATCAACACCAGCAGACATGAGATCTGGAGGTGAACAGAACCATGCGAAGCTGCTTCATTTGGAGTACTCTCCTTTGCCTATCATCTCTGCGCCTCTGAATGGGAACAACTGGCTAGCCTGGAGCAGAGCGATACGCATAGCGTTAGGCGGCAGAGACAAGTTGAGCTTTATCGATGGAACCTGTGTGCAACCACGAGAGGGTACTGAGGAGATGCGGCAATGGAGGACAACAGATTACATGGTTCTAACCTGGATACTAAACACTATATCTAAGGAGATAGTCAATGCCTACCTATATACGTCTTCAGCAAGAGCTTTATGGCTGGAGCTCGAAGCACGATACGGTGAGTCTAACGGTCCATTGTTGTATCAAATACAGAGAGAAATCAATTCCATGACACAAGGAAATATGAGTGTGGCGACATATTACACTAAACTGAAACAACTATGGGATGAAATACGCTGTCTAATACCTACTACTTCATGCACTTGTGGACTATGTATGTGTGGTAGCAACGATAGAAACATAGTGCAGACTGAGGCAggtcatttaatccaatttctTATGGGGTTAAATGACTCCTTTGATGGAGTGCGCAGTCAAATATTGGTGATGGAACCTTTGCCTCATGTAGATAAAGCATACTCCATGGTTATGCGAGTCGAAAGGCAGAGACAGATACACTTAGAGTCTATGGACACAGGGGTTAATACAGCAATGTATGTGAGAAATGTGGAACATGATCGCAGCTATGTTTATAAAACCTTTGGGAAGAAGAAAGTTACTGATAAGAGACATTTAACCTGTGAGAGTTGTGGCAAGATGGGACATGACAAGGACACATGTTTCAAGATCCACGGCATTCTTGAATGGTACAGAGAATTAtctgacaaaagaaaaaagggcaGTAATGAAGGGAAAGCATATGTAGCTATTGAAAAAGCTGCAGGTATGAAAAACACCTCACTCATTTCAGATTTCATAGAAGCGCTTAAACTGGTTCAGAACAAAGCTGCAAGTGATCCTGTGAAAGTGCATTATGCACAGTTTGATGAGGCTGCAG GACCGGAGGACTGA
- the LOC105157958 gene encoding uncharacterized protein LOC105157958 isoform X2, with the protein MLKRCLAATLSGGGRTPPATLSANASATAKDASALSGESVAENCQILQTRVNRLKSDKQEVDSSQLKSYSCDVKFTDKELDIIEMAVYGDVIRPGNQCRCRTVAEMLGMYKSKDQMAACKLPYNDDSSQL; encoded by the exons ATGCTGAAACGGTGCCTGGCCGCCACCCTGAGCGGTGGCGGAAGGACGCCGCCGGCAACATTGTCTGCAAACGCTTCTGCAACTGCCAAGGATGCCTCTGCTTTGA GCGGTGAATCAGTTGCAGAGAATTGCCAGATTCTACAGACAAGGGTGAACAGATTAAAATCAGATAAGCAGGAGGTTGATAGTTCCCAGCTGAAAAGCTACTCTTGTGACGTTAAGTTCACCG ACAAGGAGCTTGACATTATCGAAATGGCCGTCTATGGAGATGTTATCAGGCCAGGAAACCAATGCCGTTGCAGAACAGTTGCTGAAATGCTTGGCATGTATAAGTCAAAAGACCAGATGGCTGCTTGCAAGTTGCCCTACAATGACGACTCCTCGCAGCTGTGA